A DNA window from Anastrepha ludens isolate Willacy chromosome 6, idAnaLude1.1, whole genome shotgun sequence contains the following coding sequences:
- the LOC128868222 gene encoding uncharacterized protein LOC128868222, with the protein MFSKVFAAVLVAVAILHQAASASVPDSPDSPDIPDTPEAREAPNSLDAPLEPAIEIEGRATDFLGVRNWNENAIDKRYSVSDLPALAFALDNIYNGNFESFKKMVNLHLYLFKKFDDNGDVNDKYTFNVAYYFSKIKNNGFYSSLTNSVKRTLNNYISYLPPSLDFLFFQSSFCLMNRKYLTYSFASDMHIDQQRDYVFVWNNNNNQKVAWTKELSDVSNNRQTKLKFSLKNLKTRRYAYLERNSYAGKTNLLTVWRSSNGKPSHADWTVSLYQNQLIFSQSGRVICASTSLYDQSRRYVYGMVENGEAVPACQWYAKECP; encoded by the coding sequence ATGTTCTCCAAAGTATTCGCGGCAGTTCTCGTTGCTGTGGCAATTTTGCATCAGGCTGCATCAGCCAGCGTGCCGGATTCGCCGGACTCGCCTGACATACCAGACACACCGGAGGCACGGGAAGCGCCAAATTCATTAGATGCCCCATTAGAGCCTGCTATAGAGATCGAAGGACGTGCTACCGATTTTCTTGGTGTGAGAAACTGGAATGAAAACGCCATCGATAAAAGATACAGCGTTAGTGATTTACCAGCACTGGCCTTTGCTTTGGACAATATCTACAATGGCAATTTTGAGTCCTTTAAGAAGATGGTCAACCTGCATTTgtatttgttcaaaaaatttgacgATAACGGCGATGTGAATGACAAATATACCTTCAATGTGGCATattatttctcaaaaattaaaaataacggCTTTTATTCGAGTTTAACCAACTCCGTGAAGAGAACCCTGAATAATTATATCAGTTATTTGCCACCTTCGCTCGACTTCTTATTCTTTCAATCATCTTTCTGCCTAATGAACCGTAAGTACTTGACCTACAGCTTTGCCTCAGATATGCATATCGATCAACAGCGCGACTATGTTTTCGtttggaataataataataaccaaaAAGTCGCTTGGACGAAAGAATTGAGCGACGTGTCAAATAATCGACAGACGAAATTGAAATTCTCACTGAAAAATCTGAAGACTAGACGTTACGCATATTTGGAACGCAACAGCTACGCTGGTAAAACAAATTTACTGACAGTTTGGCGTTCCAGCAATGGAAAACCCTCCCATGCCGATTGGACTGTCTCACTCTACCAAAACCAGCTGATATTTAGCCAGAGTGGACGCGTCATTTGCGCAAGTACTTCGCTTTACGATCAGAGCAGACGCTATGTCTATGGAATGGTTGAAAATGGAGAGGCTGTACCAGCGTGCCAATGGTATGCCAAGGAATGCCCATAA